CTCGGCGGTGTCGCCGCATTCGCCCTGCTCCTGGTCGTGGGCACCAGCGCTTGGTACATGGCCAACCGCCCGGACCCCACGCCGAGCCCCACCGCGATCATCTCGACGACCGCCGCTCCGCTCCCGTCGTTCGTCCTCGGGGCGCTGCCCGGCTGCATGCTGCCCCTCGAAGGCGGCCGCTGCCCCGCTGAGCTCGAGTGCTACGGCGCGGCGGACGCCGGCGGCCCGGGGATCCGGGCGGAGCGCGTCGACTGCAACGGCCGGCACACCTGGGAGGCGTACGCGGTCGGCGACCTGCCCGCCGGAGCCGACCCGGCCGGCGTTGCGGACGAGCCGGCGGTCGAGGCGCTCTGCACCGAGGGCACGTTCATGCGCACGACGCTGCTGCTGTCCACGCAGGGCTGGCAGTTCGAGGTGCTGCGACCCGACGGTGACCGCACCTTCCGCTGCCTGGCCGGCAAGGGCCGCGACGCCCTGCAGGGCCCGACGCTGGCGCGGTGAGCGGGGACCGTTGATGGTTCGACTGCCGCGCCGGCGCGCGTTCGAGATGCTGCCTTGGCTGCCCACGGTCGCCGGTGTGGTGATCCTCGTCGGCCTGCTGGTCTTCGCGCTCGTCAGCCTGCGTCCGGACCGGGAGGAGCGGGCGCTGCCGCCGGCCCCGGCCGCGACGCCCCCGTTTCTGGCCGGACCGAGCGTGCCGGACGCGAGCCCTTCGCCGACGATCGGGGCCACAAACGCCTCACCGACGATCGAGGCGACGCTCGCCTCACCGCGGCGCCCGACGCCTTCCCCGTCCCGCTCCCGGGCGGCCGAGTCTCCGGCCCGGCGACCTCCGGCCCCCGAGCTGACCGGGCGCTACCGCACCTTGCAGACCTTCGACGGCGGCTTCATCGGCGAGGTGCTGGTGACCAACTCGACCACCACCGCTCGTACGTGGACGGTACGGCTGCGCTTCCCGTCGACGATCGGCCCGATGCGCACCTTCTGGGTGGAGAGCGCGCCGCAGGCGACCCTCAAGCAGGAGGGTGAGGTGTTCGCCTTCACCGGCAGCGCCCCGGTGGGTGGCAGGTCGTCGGTCGCGCTCCGCTTCCAGTTCGACCGCTCGAGCGCGGTGACGACGCCCCTGTCTTGCGAGGTCAACGGCACCGCCTGCGCGTAGTCAGTACGACTTGGGCTGGGCGAGGACGTGCTGGGCGACGAAGTTCAGGATCATCTCGCGGCTGACCGGAGCTATCCGGCCGGCGCGTACGGCGCCCAGCAGCGTGGCCACGCCGTACTCCGTCGTCATGCCGTTGCCGCCGTGGACCTGGATGGCCGTGTCCACCGCGAGTGCCGCGGCGTCGGCGGCCGCGTACTTGGCCATGTTGGCCGCCACCCCGGCCTCCACGTCGCGGCCGGCGTCGTAGAGCGCGGCCGCCTTGGCGATCATGAGGCGGGCGAGCTCCACCTGGACCGCCGCGTGCGCGAGCGGGTGGGCCACGCCCTGGTGGGCGCCGATCGGGCGGCCCCACACCTGGCGCGTGGCGGTGTAGGAAGACGCGCGGCTGAGGGCGTACCGCGCGGTGCCGGCGGCCATCGCCGCCACGGTGATGCGCTCCGGGTTGAGGCCGGAGAAGAGGGCGGGCAGGCCGGCCTCGACGCCGCCGATCAGGGCGCCGGCCGGCACGCGGACGTCGTCCAGGTAGAGCAGCCACTGGTTTTCCGGCGACACGATCTCCATGTCCAGTTTGGACGAGGTGAGCCCCGGCGCGTCGACCGGCACAAGGAAGAGCGCGGGCTGCAGCCGGTCGCCGGCCGAGACGCGGGCCACCACCAGCACGTACGCGGCCTCGTCGACCCCCGAGATGAAGCACTTGCGGCCGGAGATCAGCCAGTCGTCGCCGTCGCGGCGGGCGGTCGTGGCGAGGCGGTGGGCGTTGGAGCCGGCCTCCGGCTCGGTGATCGCGAAGGCCACCTTGAGTGACCCGTCCGCGAAGCCGGGCAGGTAGGCGGACCGCTGGTCGGGCGTGCCGTGCTTGGCGACCACCGTGGCCGCGATGGCCGGCGAGACCACGAGCAGCAGCAGCGGGCAGCCGGCCGCGGCCAGCTCCTCGCAGACGATGGCCAGCTCGGTGATGCCGCCGCCCCCGCCGCCGTACTCCTCGGGGACGTTGACGCCCAGATAGCCGAGCTTGCCCGCCTCCGACCACAGCTCGGTGGTATGACCGCCGGACTTGGCCTTGGCCACGAAGTACTCGTGGCCGTAGCGGCGGCCGAGGGCCGCGACCGCGTCGCGGAGATCGGATTGTTGAGGGGTGAGTTCGAACATGACACCTACTCCGGGGTGAGGACCGCCAGCACCGCTCCGGTGTCGACCTGTGCGCCCGCACTCACCGGCACCGACGCGACAACGCCGGCCGCCGGAGCGTGTACGGGGTGTTCCAGTTTCATCGCTTCGAGCGTCATCAGCAGCTCGCCCGCCCCCACGCGCTGGCCGGGCGTGACCAGTACGCGGCTTACCGCGCCGGGCAGCGGGGCGACCAGCGAGCCCTCGGCCAGCTCGGGCTCCGGCAAAGGGAAGCGGGGCAACTCGGTGAGGGCGACCGAGCCCTCGGCGCTGTCTACATAGGAGACGTTGCCCACCCGGTCCACGTCGAGTGAGAGGCGGATGCCGTTGACGTCGAGGATCACGCGGTCCGGCGTGGCCGACACCAGCGCGACCGGCGGGTGGTCGTCGGTGACCGGCGGGTGGCCGAGGCCGGCGAGGTCGAGTTCTTCGGGGTCGACCGCGCGCACCCACCAGTTCGCCAGCTCACCGGTCCGGTCCAGGCGGTAGCC
The window above is part of the Phytohabitans houttuyneae genome. Proteins encoded here:
- a CDS encoding cellulose binding domain-containing protein → MVRLPRRRAFEMLPWLPTVAGVVILVGLLVFALVSLRPDREERALPPAPAATPPFLAGPSVPDASPSPTIGATNASPTIEATLASPRRPTPSPSRSRAAESPARRPPAPELTGRYRTLQTFDGGFIGEVLVTNSTTTARTWTVRLRFPSTIGPMRTFWVESAPQATLKQEGEVFAFTGSAPVGGRSSVALRFQFDRSSAVTTPLSCEVNGTACA
- a CDS encoding acyl-CoA dehydrogenase family protein; this encodes MFELTPQQSDLRDAVAALGRRYGHEYFVAKAKSGGHTTELWSEAGKLGYLGVNVPEEYGGGGGGITELAIVCEELAAAGCPLLLLVVSPAIAATVVAKHGTPDQRSAYLPGFADGSLKVAFAITEPEAGSNAHRLATTARRDGDDWLISGRKCFISGVDEAAYVLVVARVSAGDRLQPALFLVPVDAPGLTSSKLDMEIVSPENQWLLYLDDVRVPAGALIGGVEAGLPALFSGLNPERITVAAMAAGTARYALSRASSYTATRQVWGRPIGAHQGVAHPLAHAAVQVELARLMIAKAAALYDAGRDVEAGVAANMAKYAAADAAALAVDTAIQVHGGNGMTTEYGVATLLGAVRAGRIAPVSREMILNFVAQHVLAQPKSY